The Fortiea contorta PCC 7126 genome has a segment encoding these proteins:
- a CDS encoding ABC transporter permease subunit, producing MALNLIDKIGDWNPQLLRELKGRLRVFHVAIAAASSLLLQIVVFLYQLRDYPSDKYPLTGSYCRLAQSYNDQQTQLYKQQDLLYQQLNNVKKIKPLDSVLAADLNSQIIQAGRKITNLQKYLEKNFCPSNEMNIQLWWRDHYEYIFLSFSVIFIFTLLVAGTYLLINDLAKEESRGTLNFIRLSPQSETSILTGKLLGVPVIIYLFTLTAIPLHLWSGRGAKIAFSYILSFYVVLAGCCFLFYSAALLFSLVNRWAGGFQPWLGSGAVLLFLFVTLFTASNSGLYLDNPFSSLRLFAPWDITNYFFPNLFRVYRGSPLKDVQFFYFPIGKSVVTITGFYLVNYALCSYWIWQALKRRFRNANFTIFSKGQSYLLVACSQVFILGFSLHTLGKNEPGVNIYSLGFINFLLILALIAMLTPHRQIIQDWARYRHENPTHRRSSQIQSLWQDLLWDEKSPAIVAIAINLIMATIPLVAWILLDNLGHFNHKKAVLGMVLFITMMMIYATTAQLTLLMKNRRRSLWAIGIIGSAILLPPTILQFLSIQPGEDAKLWIFSTFPWPAINYASQTTIFMAILAEFTVIALLNFQLTKQVKLAGESSTKALLSGR from the coding sequence ATGGCGCTCAATCTAATAGATAAAATTGGTGATTGGAACCCGCAATTATTACGGGAATTGAAAGGAAGGTTGCGAGTTTTTCATGTAGCGATCGCTGCTGCTTCTTCTCTGCTGCTGCAGATAGTTGTTTTTCTTTATCAATTGCGAGATTATCCTAGCGATAAATATCCCCTCACAGGTTCCTACTGTCGGCTAGCTCAAAGTTATAACGACCAGCAAACGCAACTTTATAAACAGCAAGACTTGCTCTACCAGCAGTTAAATAATGTCAAAAAAATCAAACCGTTAGACTCAGTGCTTGCTGCTGATTTGAATTCTCAAATTATTCAAGCTGGTAGAAAAATTACCAATTTACAAAAATATCTGGAAAAGAATTTTTGCCCCAGCAATGAAATGAATATTCAGCTATGGTGGCGTGACCATTATGAATATATATTCTTGTCATTTAGTGTGATTTTTATTTTCACACTATTAGTTGCGGGAACTTATTTGCTCATCAATGATTTAGCCAAAGAAGAAAGTCGCGGTACGCTGAATTTTATTCGCCTCAGTCCCCAGTCGGAAACTAGTATTTTGACTGGAAAACTTTTAGGCGTACCGGTGATAATTTATCTTTTTACCCTCACAGCAATTCCTTTGCATTTATGGTCTGGACGTGGAGCAAAAATTGCTTTCAGCTATATCCTCAGCTTCTATGTTGTTCTGGCTGGTTGTTGCTTTTTATTCTACAGTGCAGCGCTACTATTTAGTTTAGTTAATCGTTGGGCTGGTGGTTTTCAACCTTGGTTGGGTAGCGGTGCTGTGTTACTCTTCCTATTCGTTACTCTATTTACAGCTTCAAATTCTGGGCTGTATTTAGATAATCCTTTTTCATCTTTGAGATTGTTTGCTCCTTGGGATATTACCAATTATTTTTTCCCCAACTTATTCCGCGTCTACAGAGGTTCCCCACTGAAAGATGTGCAATTTTTCTACTTCCCAATAGGTAAAAGTGTTGTCACTATCACGGGTTTCTATTTAGTGAATTATGCCTTGTGTAGTTACTGGATTTGGCAAGCATTAAAACGCCGCTTTCGCAACGCAAATTTTACCATTTTTAGCAAAGGACAAAGTTATTTATTAGTAGCTTGTAGCCAAGTGTTTATTTTGGGATTTTCCCTGCATACTTTGGGTAAAAATGAGCCTGGAGTCAATATATATAGTCTGGGATTTATCAATTTTCTGCTAATTCTGGCTTTGATAGCCATGCTGACTCCCCATCGCCAAATTATCCAAGATTGGGCGAGATATCGACATGAAAATCCCACCCATCGTCGCAGTTCTCAGATCCAATCTTTGTGGCAAGATTTGCTGTGGGATGAAAAGAGTCCGGCGATAGTAGCGATCGCGATTAATTTAATCATGGCTACAATTCCATTAGTAGCTTGGATTCTGTTAGATAATCTCGGTCATTTTAACCACAAAAAAGCAGTTTTGGGTATGGTTTTGTTCATCACCATGATGATGATTTACGCCACCACAGCACAGTTGACTCTGTTAATGAAAAATCGCCGCCGTTCTTTGTGGGCAATTGGTATCATAGGTTCAGCAATCTTACTTCCACCGACGATTTTGCAATTTTTGAGTATCCAACCTGGGGAAGATGCGAAATTATGGATATTTTCCACCTTTCCCTGGCCAGCAATCAACTACGCCAGTCAAACAACAATTTTTATGGCTATTCTCGCTGAATTCACCGTCATTGCTTTGTTAAACTTCCAACTGACGAAGCAAGTAAAATTAGCTGGTGAATCTAGCACAAAAGCACTGTTATCAGGGCGCTAA